In Pyrus communis chromosome 8, drPyrComm1.1, whole genome shotgun sequence, one genomic interval encodes:
- the LOC137743925 gene encoding nuclear pore complex protein NUP214 isoform X2 — protein MNSSHPPAFRRVSFLQTHFICVRAKGEAVSVPAQTHHALSVAVRVPSRRRRERMSDSGKVTRVEEEVEGEHVESADYIFKRIGDPLPITPHDSSFDPRGSPSRPLAVSEKHGLVFVAHSSGFCVARTKDVMASAAEMEEKGSYSSVQELSIVDVPLPNLHILALSTDSSTLAATVDADIHFFSVESLLHKGLKPSLSCSLNESKSIKDMQWTRKPENLYVVLSDLGKLSHGSVGGLMEDVMDNVDAVGWSSKGNLIAVARKDNISILSSNFEERSSMLIYFKPWDEDSDENCIVKVDSIRWVRHDSIILGCFQLTAHGNEKGYLVQVIKVKDGKFTDDSCKPVVISFYDLFSNVIDDILPSASGPYLLLSYLEQCELAIVTNRKNVDEHIVYLSWSLGEEKNEVVVVDIFQDSLLPRIELQDNGDDNLILGLSVDKVSISKKISVRFGEEHKELSPFCVLICLTLEGKLIMFHVASVSGITASPPVVSSLSDGEEDSTALVPVESGSTKPSFQLGKEQFEKASMDVPLVIEDRKELDRKLGLDVHVKDDLKSLNANETVMPGLLTQILNKEITSYKEVEPLKNTQSFKAEGKQEVIVPKRHEDVDGNQIQLPGLGNRNTEQASTNASLQEGPNYVFSDFSKTEAQNIEGRGTGSVSFGGNVAADAAIKSNSNDKRNNFGMGTESPGKMESAGFQSVSSQSRFGGTIVSSKDTDVKSPLITSTSIQGSRSGNASQTKSINIKDVSVKPTSVNSSDRLGEIGKWRPSAATGNIVSVPSISSSQTLSHGSFSFANSPNQSRMPNSEPNLSKQFGNIKEMTKELDMLLQSIEGAGGFRDACTVNQKGSVEELERDIETLSDKCRLWKSIMDERLREIQHLLDTTVQVLARKIYMEGIVKQASDRRYWDFWNCQKLSSELELKRRHILKMNQDLTDQLIQLERHFNGLELNKFGENAVARVSGRALHSRFGPPRHIQSLHSLHSTMTSQLAAADQLSECLSKQMAALKIESPSVKKQNVKKELFETIGIPYDASFSSPSRTPNEKLSFSFGSAASKDQPRRNVNAIKNYEPETARRRRDSLDRSWESYEPTKATVKRFLLKESGKESVNRSSFPIDKQQLSPPPLEGSAVTRPRDHTSPTSFLHPSVNKCIQGAQPKQAFESSATPFVWADLPGPFQRTGLKSLMQEHKMSPTSQLFPAAGQNFTRETSMTAERCGDGMAYIGKYDSVPMKEKPVLPSDTTQKPSSSKVSTQTLSLQKKQNDMLNSYAKDTALPPKESVKDGPLTTRMASTEAGKKHDFPFSPLFSVPMIASEPGKFAQTDAATNKSQTDKMPPPTTFSMSVSAPSSPIISSSSAPLSSSSIPQSVAPTFSSTMPLNKSLASSITAADESKPGKPASTSSSSFFSPFVSSSSSLSFNVSNSLVSTSTLSPLVSSTSESPKTEIQPPSKPDMNANTTSPRVEFGPSTVEGNLELKPSVSSPPSIETSTGLSSGDEPSLIKASPAAVVASGSQTGMNETAGPKQNVTVNAQQDQPSAGHSPFPNLPTTLGSVTGGIDGLDVQNAEEDDMDEETLDTSRVSELSLGSLGGFGLGSAPKSNPFGGSFGNAQTAQTNATSPFSRPVPSGELFQPASFNFQSIEPSQSSLPANSGAFAGGFGTSTTAQAPIPSGFGQPAQVGPGQQALGSVLGAFGQSRQLGTSLPGTGFGSPSGFGGGIAGITPTGNFTSAATGGFAGAASGGGGFASLASGGGGSAAAASGGSGFAAAASGGSGFSGAVSGGVGFAGAAFGGGGFGGTASGGGGFGAFGGQQGSGSFSAFGGVGGTGKPPELFTQMRK, from the exons ATGAACAGTAGTCATCCACCAGCTTTTAGAAGAGTATCATTTCTGCAGACTCATTTCATTTGCGTTAGGGCAAAAGGTGAGGCGGTCAGTGTTCCCGCCCAAACTCATCATGCTCTAAGTGTTGCTGTTAGGGTTCCatccagaagaagaagagaaagaatgtCAGATAGTGGGAAAGTGACTcgagtggaagaagaagttgaaggagaGCATGTGGAGTCGGCCGACTACATTTTCAAAAGGATCGGCGACCCCCTCCCAATCACGCCTCATGATTCCAGTTTCGATCCCCGAGGCAGCCCTTCCCGGCCTCTCGCCGTCTCCGAGAAACACGGCCTCGTCTTCGTCGCCCATTCCTCTG GGTTTTGCGTTGCGAGGACCAAAGATGTTATGGCTTCGGCCGCTGAGATGGAGGAAAAGGGAAGCTATTCTTCTGTACAGGAGCTGAGTATTGTGGATGTTCCTCTTCCCAACCTACACATTCTCGCACTCTCTACCGACAGTTCTACTCTCGCAGCTACTGTAGATGCAGACATTCACTTCTTCTCCGTCGAATCACTTCTCCATAAG GGTCTCAAACCATCATTGTCTTGTTCGCTCAATGAATCCAAATCTATCAAGGATATGCAGTGGACAAGGAAACCTGAAAACCTTTATGTGGTCCTTTCGGATCTTGGGAAGTTATCTCATGGATCGGTTGGTGGCCTTATGGAAGATGTAATGGACAATGTTGATGCTG TTGGATGGAGTTCTAAAGGAAACTTAATTGCCGTGGCAAGAAAGGATAATATCAGCATTCTATCATCTAACTTTGAGGAGAGGTCATCTATGTTAATTTATTTCAAGCCCTGGGATGAAGATTCTGATGAAAACTGCATTGTAAAAG TGGATTCTATCAGGTGGGTACGCCATGATAGCATCATTCTAGGATGCTTTCAACTGACTGCTCATGGCAATGAAAAAGGTTACCTTGTTCAAGTAATAAAAGTCAAGGATGGCAAATTTACTGAT GATTCTTGCAAGCCAGTTGTGATATCTTTCTAtgatttgttttcaaatgtCATTGACGACATTCTGCCCTCTGCAAGTGGACCATACTTGTTATTGAGCTATCTGGAGCAATG TGAACTTGCAATTGTCACTAACAGGAAGAATGTGGACGAGCATATTGTGTATCTCAGTTGGTCGCTAGGAGAGGAGAAGAATGAAGTTGTAGTTGTTGATATTTTCCAAGATAGTTTGCTACCAAGGATTGAGCTTCAAG ATAATGGTGATGATAATTTGATTCTGGGGCTCTCAGTAGATAAAGTTTCAATAAGTAAAAAGATTAGTGTACGGTTTGGAGAGGAACACAAAGAACTCTCACCATTTTGTGTTCTGATATGTCTTACGCTAGAGGGAAAACTGATTATGTTTCATGTTGCCAG TGTCAGCGGCATTACAGCCTCACCTCCGGTTGTTTCCTCCCTTTCTGATGGTGAGGAGGATTCCACTGCATTGGTACCTGTAGAAAGTGGATCAActaaaccttctttccagctgGGGAAGGAACAATTTGAAAAGGCTTCTATGGATGTTCCATTGGTTATTGAGGACAGAAAAGAACTTGACAGAAAATTAGGTCTTGATGTCCATGTCAAAGATGACTTGAAATCTCTTAACGCGAATGAGACAGTGATGCCTGGACTTCTTACTCAAATACTCAATAAAGAAATTACTAGTTACAAGGAAGTGGAGCCCCTGAAAAACACTCAATCATTTAAAGCTGAAGGGAAACAAGAAGTTATTGTCCCAAAGCGACATGAAGATGTAGATGGAAACCAAATACAGCTTCCTGGACTGGGAAACAGAAATACTGAGCAAGCATCTACCAACGCTTCTCTTCAAGAAGGGCCTAATTATGTGTTCAGTGACTTTAGCAAGACAGAGGCTCAAAATATTGAAGGACGAGGAACTGGGAGCGTATCTTTTGGTGGTAACGTTGCTGCTGATGCTGCtataaaatcaaattcaaatgaTAAACGTAATAATTTTGGGATGGGGACAGAATCTCCCGGAAAAATGGAGTCAGCGGGTTTCCAAAGTGTTTCATCTCAGTCACGGTTTGGTGGAACAATCGTATCTTCAAAGGACACTGACGTGAAATCACCACTCATAACTTCAACTTCTATTCAAGGCAGCAGGTCTGGAAATGCTAGCCAAACAAAATCTATTAATATCAAGGATGTATCTGTTAAACCTACTTCAGTCAACTCTTCTGATAGGCTTGGGGAGATTGGCAAATGGAGACCATCAGCGGCAACTGGAAATATTGTGTCAGTGCCTTCCATTTCAAGCTCCCAAACCTTATCGCATGGAAGTTTTTCCTTTGCGAATTCTCCCAACCAGTCAAGGATGCCAAACTCCGAACCGAATTTATCAAAACAATTTGGCAAT ATCAAAGAGATGACCAAGGAGTTGGATATGCTTCTGCAATCTATAGAGGGAGCAGGCGGTTTCAGGGATGCCTGCACCGTTAATCAGAAGGGGTCAGTTGAAGAATTGGAGAGAGACATAGAGACTCTGTCTGACAAGTGCCGACTTTGGAAG AGCATTATGGATGAACGACTTCGAGAAATACAACATCTGCTTGACACAACTGTACAAG TATTGGCAAGGAAAATATACATGGAGGGAATTGTGAAGCAAGCGTCTGATAGACGATACTGGGACTTCTGGAATTGCCAGAAATTGAGTTCAGAACTTGAGCTTAAGCGGcgacatattttaaaaatgaacCAG GATTTGACTGACCAATTAATTCAGTTAGAAAGGCATTTTAATGGCCTTGAACTCAATAAATTTGGTGAAAATGCTGTAGCTCGTGTCAGTGGAAGAGCCTTGCATAGTCGATTTGGGCCCCCAAG ACACATTCAGTCCTTGCATAGTTTACATAGCACAATGACGTCACAATTAGCTGCTGCTGATCAACTTTCTGAGTGCCTTTCAAAACAAATGGCAGCACTGAAGATAGAGTCACCTTCTGTAAAGAAGCAGAATgtaaaaaaagagttgtttgaaACAATAGGGATTCCTTATGATGCCTCTTTCAGTTCCCCTTCCCGTACTCCAAATGAAAaactatcattttcttttggttctgCTGCTTCTAAAGATCAGCCCAGGAGAAATGTTAATGCCATAAAAAATTATGAACCAGAAACtgcaaggaggaggagagactCACTGGATAGG AGCTGGGAAAGTTATGAGCCTACAAAAGCAACTGTGAAAAGGTTTCTTTTGAAAGAGAGTGGCAAGGAAAGCGTTAATAGATCATCATTTCCCATTGATAAGCAACAGTTAAGTCCTCCCCCGCTGGAGGGATCAGCAGTTACTCGCCCAAGGGACCACACAAGCCCTACATCCTTCTTGCATCCATCCGTAAACAAAT GTATTCAGGGTGCACAACCGAAACAGGCTTTTGAGAGCTCAGCAACGCCATTTGTTTGGGCTGACCTTCCAGGACCATTCCAACGTACTGGGCTGAAGTCTCTTATGCAAGAACACAAAATGTCACCAACATCCCAATTATTCCCTGCAGCCGGGCAAAATTTTACAAGGGAAACTAGCATGACAGCAGAAAGATGTGGCGATGGCATGGCATATATTGGGAAGTATGATTCAGTTCCTATGAAGGAAAAGCCTGTCTTACCATCAGACACCACTCAGAAACCATCATCTTCTAAGGTATCTACACAAACACTGTCTTTGCAGAAGAAACAGAATGATATGCTAAATTCATATGCTAAAGATACTGCACTTCCACCAAAAGAAAGTGTGAAGGATGGGCCTTTGACCACAAGAATGGCATCTACTGAAGCTGGGAAAAAACACGACTTTCCATTTTCTCCCTTATTTTCTGTTCCTATGATTGCTAGCGAGCCTGGAAAGTTTGCCCAGACCGATGCTGCAACAAATAAAAGCCAGACTGATAAAATGCCACCACCTACCACATTCTCAATGTCAGTTTCTGCACCTTCATCTCCAATAATTAGTTCATCATCAGCTCCTCTATCTTCGTCATCAATTCCGCAATCAGTTGCACCAACCTTTTCCTCAACGATGCCCTTAAACAAATCTTTGGCTAGTTCTATCACTGCTGCAGATGAAAGCAAACCTGGTAAACCTGCATCAACATCCTCATCATCTTTTTTCTCCccatttgtttcttcttctagtTCTCTCTCTTTTAATGTTTCAAATTCACTGGTGTCTACATCTACCCTTTCACCTTTAGTGAGTTCAACATCAGAATCTCCAAAGACAGAGATCCAACCACCTTCAAAACCAGACATGAATGCTAATACTACATCACCACGCGTGGAATTTGGGCCTTCCACAGTTGAAGGTAATTTGGAGCTTAAACCTTCAGTGTCATCTCCACCCTCAATTGAGACTTCAACAGGACTTTCATCTGGAGATGAGCCGAGTCTTATCAAGGCTAGTCCTGCAGCAGTAGTGGCATCTGGGAGCCAGACTGGGATGAACGAAACTGCAGGCCCTAAACAGAATGTAACAGTCAATGCTCAACAAGATCAGCCATCTGCTGGGCATTCTCCATTTCCAAATCTACCTACAACGTTAGGGAGTGTTACTGGTGGGATCGATGGCTTGGATGTACAAAATGCTGAGGAGGATGACATGGATGAGGAGACTCTGGACACAAGTAGAGTAAGTGAACTTAGTTTGGGAAGCCTTGGTGGGTTTGGGCTTGGCTCTGCTCCTAAATCCAATCCATTTGGTGGATCATTTGGCAATGCACAAACTGCACAAACAAATGCGACTTCTCCTTTCTCCAGGCCTGTTCCTAGTGGAGAGTTATTTCAGCCTGCCTCCTTTAACTTCCAATCTATAGAGCCTTCCCAATCATCTCTGCCAGCAAATTCAGGTGCATTTGCTGGTGGCTTTGGCACCAGTACTACTGCCCAAGCTCCCATTCCGAGTGGGTTTGGCCAGCCAGCACAGGTTGGGCCAGGGCAGCAAGCATTAGGGTCAGTTCTTGGTGCTTTTGGACAGTCGAGACAGCTTGGTACTAGTCTACCAGGTACTGGTTTTGGATCACCCAGTGGTTTTGGTGGTGGCATTGCTGGCATTACTCCCACCGGTAACTTCACAAGTGCTGCTACTGGAGGATTTGCTGGTGCTGCTTCTGGTGGTGGTGGATTTGCTAGTTTGGCTTCAGGTGGCGGTGGTTCTGCTGCTGCGGCTTCAGGTGGTAGTGGTTTTGCTGCTGCAGCTTCAGGCGGTAGTGGATTTTCGGGTGCAGTTTCAGGCGGTGTGGGATTTGCTGGTGCAGCTTTTGGTGGAGGGGGCTTTGGTGGTACAGCTTCAGGCG gtggtggatttggggcATTTGGTGGCCAACAAGGATCTGGCAGTTTCTCTGCTTTTGGTGGTGTAGGAGGAACGGGAAAGCCACCGGAGTTGTTCACACAGATGAGGAAGTAA
- the LOC137743925 gene encoding nuclear pore complex protein NUP214 isoform X3, with protein MNSSHPPAFRRVSFLQTHFICVRAKGEAVSVPAQTHHALSVAVRVPSRRRRERMSDSGKVTRVEEEVEGEHVESADYIFKRIGDPLPITPHDSSFDPRGSPSRPLAVSEKHGLVFVAHSSGFCVARTKDVMASAAEMEEKGSYSSVQELSIVDVPLPNLHILALSTDSSTLAATVDADIHFFSVESLLHKGLKPSLSCSLNESKSIKDMQWTRKPENLYVVLSDLGKLSHGSVGGLMEDVMDNVDAVGWSSKGNLIAVARKDNISILSSNFEERSSMLIYFKPWDEDSDENCIVKVDSIRWVRHDSIILGCFQLTAHGNEKGYLVQVIKVKDGKFTDDSCKPVVISFYDLFSNVIDDILPSASGPYLLLSYLEQCELAIVTNRKNVDEHIVYLSWSLGEEKNEVVVVDIFQDSLLPRIELQDNGDDNLILGLSVDKVSISKKISVRFGEEHKELSPFCVLICLTLEGKLIMFHVASVSGITASPPVVSSLSDGEEDSTALVPVESGSTKPSFQLGKEQFEKASMDVPLVIEDRKELDRKLGLDVHVKDDLKSLNANETVMPGLLTQILNKEITSYKEVEPLKNTQSFKAEGKQEVIVPKRHEDVDGNQIQLPGLGNRNTEQASTNASLQEGPNYVFSDFSKTEAQNIEGRGTGSVSFGGNVAADAAIKSNSNDKRNNFGMGTESPGKMESAGFQSVSSQSRFGGTIVSSKDTDVKSPLITSTSIQGSRSGNASQTKSINIKDVSVKPTSVNSSDRLGEIGKWRPSAATGNIVSVPSISSSQTLSHGSFSFANSPNQSRMPNSEPNLSKQFGNIKEMTKELDMLLQSIEGAGGFRDACTVNQKGSVEELERDIETLSDKCRLWKSIMDERLREIQHLLDTTVQVLARKIYMEGIVKQASDRRYWDFWNCQKLSSELELKRRHILKMNQDLTDQLIQLERHFNGLELNKFGENAVARVSGRALHSRFGPPRHIQSLHSLHSTMTSQLAAADQLSECLSKQMAALKIESPSVKKQNVKKELFETIGIPYDASFSSPSRTPNEKLSFSFGSAASKDQPRRNVNAIKNYEPETARRRRDSLDRSWESYEPTKATVKRFLLKESGKESVNRSSFPIDKQQLSPPPLEGSAVTRPRDHTSPTSFLHPSVNKSGIQGAQPKQAFESSATPFVWADLPGPFQRTGLKSLMQEHKMSPTSQLFPAAGQNFTRETSMTAERCGDGMAYIGKYDSVPMKEKPVLPSDTTQKPSSSKVSTQTLSLQKKQNDMLNSYAKDTALPPKESVKDGPLTTRMASTEAGKKHDFPFSPLFSVPMIASEPGKFAQTDAATNKSQTDKMPPPTTFSMSVSAPSSPIISSSSAPLSSSSIPQSVAPTFSSTMPLNKSLASSITAADESKPVSSTSESPKTEIQPPSKPDMNANTTSPRVEFGPSTVEGNLELKPSVSSPPSIETSTGLSSGDEPSLIKASPAAVVASGSQTGMNETAGPKQNVTVNAQQDQPSAGHSPFPNLPTTLGSVTGGIDGLDVQNAEEDDMDEETLDTSRVSELSLGSLGGFGLGSAPKSNPFGGSFGNAQTAQTNATSPFSRPVPSGELFQPASFNFQSIEPSQSSLPANSGAFAGGFGTSTTAQAPIPSGFGQPAQVGPGQQALGSVLGAFGQSRQLGTSLPGTGFGSPSGFGGGIAGITPTGNFTSAATGGFAGAASGGGGFASLASGGGGSAAAASGGSGFAAAASGGSGFSGAVSGGVGFAGAAFGGGGFGGTASGGGGFGAFGGQQGSGSFSAFGGVGGTGKPPELFTQMRK; from the exons ATGAACAGTAGTCATCCACCAGCTTTTAGAAGAGTATCATTTCTGCAGACTCATTTCATTTGCGTTAGGGCAAAAGGTGAGGCGGTCAGTGTTCCCGCCCAAACTCATCATGCTCTAAGTGTTGCTGTTAGGGTTCCatccagaagaagaagagaaagaatgtCAGATAGTGGGAAAGTGACTcgagtggaagaagaagttgaaggagaGCATGTGGAGTCGGCCGACTACATTTTCAAAAGGATCGGCGACCCCCTCCCAATCACGCCTCATGATTCCAGTTTCGATCCCCGAGGCAGCCCTTCCCGGCCTCTCGCCGTCTCCGAGAAACACGGCCTCGTCTTCGTCGCCCATTCCTCTG GGTTTTGCGTTGCGAGGACCAAAGATGTTATGGCTTCGGCCGCTGAGATGGAGGAAAAGGGAAGCTATTCTTCTGTACAGGAGCTGAGTATTGTGGATGTTCCTCTTCCCAACCTACACATTCTCGCACTCTCTACCGACAGTTCTACTCTCGCAGCTACTGTAGATGCAGACATTCACTTCTTCTCCGTCGAATCACTTCTCCATAAG GGTCTCAAACCATCATTGTCTTGTTCGCTCAATGAATCCAAATCTATCAAGGATATGCAGTGGACAAGGAAACCTGAAAACCTTTATGTGGTCCTTTCGGATCTTGGGAAGTTATCTCATGGATCGGTTGGTGGCCTTATGGAAGATGTAATGGACAATGTTGATGCTG TTGGATGGAGTTCTAAAGGAAACTTAATTGCCGTGGCAAGAAAGGATAATATCAGCATTCTATCATCTAACTTTGAGGAGAGGTCATCTATGTTAATTTATTTCAAGCCCTGGGATGAAGATTCTGATGAAAACTGCATTGTAAAAG TGGATTCTATCAGGTGGGTACGCCATGATAGCATCATTCTAGGATGCTTTCAACTGACTGCTCATGGCAATGAAAAAGGTTACCTTGTTCAAGTAATAAAAGTCAAGGATGGCAAATTTACTGAT GATTCTTGCAAGCCAGTTGTGATATCTTTCTAtgatttgttttcaaatgtCATTGACGACATTCTGCCCTCTGCAAGTGGACCATACTTGTTATTGAGCTATCTGGAGCAATG TGAACTTGCAATTGTCACTAACAGGAAGAATGTGGACGAGCATATTGTGTATCTCAGTTGGTCGCTAGGAGAGGAGAAGAATGAAGTTGTAGTTGTTGATATTTTCCAAGATAGTTTGCTACCAAGGATTGAGCTTCAAG ATAATGGTGATGATAATTTGATTCTGGGGCTCTCAGTAGATAAAGTTTCAATAAGTAAAAAGATTAGTGTACGGTTTGGAGAGGAACACAAAGAACTCTCACCATTTTGTGTTCTGATATGTCTTACGCTAGAGGGAAAACTGATTATGTTTCATGTTGCCAG TGTCAGCGGCATTACAGCCTCACCTCCGGTTGTTTCCTCCCTTTCTGATGGTGAGGAGGATTCCACTGCATTGGTACCTGTAGAAAGTGGATCAActaaaccttctttccagctgGGGAAGGAACAATTTGAAAAGGCTTCTATGGATGTTCCATTGGTTATTGAGGACAGAAAAGAACTTGACAGAAAATTAGGTCTTGATGTCCATGTCAAAGATGACTTGAAATCTCTTAACGCGAATGAGACAGTGATGCCTGGACTTCTTACTCAAATACTCAATAAAGAAATTACTAGTTACAAGGAAGTGGAGCCCCTGAAAAACACTCAATCATTTAAAGCTGAAGGGAAACAAGAAGTTATTGTCCCAAAGCGACATGAAGATGTAGATGGAAACCAAATACAGCTTCCTGGACTGGGAAACAGAAATACTGAGCAAGCATCTACCAACGCTTCTCTTCAAGAAGGGCCTAATTATGTGTTCAGTGACTTTAGCAAGACAGAGGCTCAAAATATTGAAGGACGAGGAACTGGGAGCGTATCTTTTGGTGGTAACGTTGCTGCTGATGCTGCtataaaatcaaattcaaatgaTAAACGTAATAATTTTGGGATGGGGACAGAATCTCCCGGAAAAATGGAGTCAGCGGGTTTCCAAAGTGTTTCATCTCAGTCACGGTTTGGTGGAACAATCGTATCTTCAAAGGACACTGACGTGAAATCACCACTCATAACTTCAACTTCTATTCAAGGCAGCAGGTCTGGAAATGCTAGCCAAACAAAATCTATTAATATCAAGGATGTATCTGTTAAACCTACTTCAGTCAACTCTTCTGATAGGCTTGGGGAGATTGGCAAATGGAGACCATCAGCGGCAACTGGAAATATTGTGTCAGTGCCTTCCATTTCAAGCTCCCAAACCTTATCGCATGGAAGTTTTTCCTTTGCGAATTCTCCCAACCAGTCAAGGATGCCAAACTCCGAACCGAATTTATCAAAACAATTTGGCAAT ATCAAAGAGATGACCAAGGAGTTGGATATGCTTCTGCAATCTATAGAGGGAGCAGGCGGTTTCAGGGATGCCTGCACCGTTAATCAGAAGGGGTCAGTTGAAGAATTGGAGAGAGACATAGAGACTCTGTCTGACAAGTGCCGACTTTGGAAG AGCATTATGGATGAACGACTTCGAGAAATACAACATCTGCTTGACACAACTGTACAAG TATTGGCAAGGAAAATATACATGGAGGGAATTGTGAAGCAAGCGTCTGATAGACGATACTGGGACTTCTGGAATTGCCAGAAATTGAGTTCAGAACTTGAGCTTAAGCGGcgacatattttaaaaatgaacCAG GATTTGACTGACCAATTAATTCAGTTAGAAAGGCATTTTAATGGCCTTGAACTCAATAAATTTGGTGAAAATGCTGTAGCTCGTGTCAGTGGAAGAGCCTTGCATAGTCGATTTGGGCCCCCAAG ACACATTCAGTCCTTGCATAGTTTACATAGCACAATGACGTCACAATTAGCTGCTGCTGATCAACTTTCTGAGTGCCTTTCAAAACAAATGGCAGCACTGAAGATAGAGTCACCTTCTGTAAAGAAGCAGAATgtaaaaaaagagttgtttgaaACAATAGGGATTCCTTATGATGCCTCTTTCAGTTCCCCTTCCCGTACTCCAAATGAAAaactatcattttcttttggttctgCTGCTTCTAAAGATCAGCCCAGGAGAAATGTTAATGCCATAAAAAATTATGAACCAGAAACtgcaaggaggaggagagactCACTGGATAGG AGCTGGGAAAGTTATGAGCCTACAAAAGCAACTGTGAAAAGGTTTCTTTTGAAAGAGAGTGGCAAGGAAAGCGTTAATAGATCATCATTTCCCATTGATAAGCAACAGTTAAGTCCTCCCCCGCTGGAGGGATCAGCAGTTACTCGCCCAAGGGACCACACAAGCCCTACATCCTTCTTGCATCCATCCGTAAACAAAT CAGGTATTCAGGGTGCACAACCGAAACAGGCTTTTGAGAGCTCAGCAACGCCATTTGTTTGGGCTGACCTTCCAGGACCATTCCAACGTACTGGGCTGAAGTCTCTTATGCAAGAACACAAAATGTCACCAACATCCCAATTATTCCCTGCAGCCGGGCAAAATTTTACAAGGGAAACTAGCATGACAGCAGAAAGATGTGGCGATGGCATGGCATATATTGGGAAGTATGATTCAGTTCCTATGAAGGAAAAGCCTGTCTTACCATCAGACACCACTCAGAAACCATCATCTTCTAAGGTATCTACACAAACACTGTCTTTGCAGAAGAAACAGAATGATATGCTAAATTCATATGCTAAAGATACTGCACTTCCACCAAAAGAAAGTGTGAAGGATGGGCCTTTGACCACAAGAATGGCATCTACTGAAGCTGGGAAAAAACACGACTTTCCATTTTCTCCCTTATTTTCTGTTCCTATGATTGCTAGCGAGCCTGGAAAGTTTGCCCAGACCGATGCTGCAACAAATAAAAGCCAGACTGATAAAATGCCACCACCTACCACATTCTCAATGTCAGTTTCTGCACCTTCATCTCCAATAATTAGTTCATCATCAGCTCCTCTATCTTCGTCATCAATTCCGCAATCAGTTGCACCAACCTTTTCCTCAACGATGCCCTTAAACAAATCTTTGGCTAGTTCTATCACTGCTGCAGATGAAAGCAAACCTG TGAGTTCAACATCAGAATCTCCAAAGACAGAGATCCAACCACCTTCAAAACCAGACATGAATGCTAATACTACATCACCACGCGTGGAATTTGGGCCTTCCACAGTTGAAGGTAATTTGGAGCTTAAACCTTCAGTGTCATCTCCACCCTCAATTGAGACTTCAACAGGACTTTCATCTGGAGATGAGCCGAGTCTTATCAAGGCTAGTCCTGCAGCAGTAGTGGCATCTGGGAGCCAGACTGGGATGAACGAAACTGCAGGCCCTAAACAGAATGTAACAGTCAATGCTCAACAAGATCAGCCATCTGCTGGGCATTCTCCATTTCCAAATCTACCTACAACGTTAGGGAGTGTTACTGGTGGGATCGATGGCTTGGATGTACAAAATGCTGAGGAGGATGACATGGATGAGGAGACTCTGGACACAAGTAGAGTAAGTGAACTTAGTTTGGGAAGCCTTGGTGGGTTTGGGCTTGGCTCTGCTCCTAAATCCAATCCATTTGGTGGATCATTTGGCAATGCACAAACTGCACAAACAAATGCGACTTCTCCTTTCTCCAGGCCTGTTCCTAGTGGAGAGTTATTTCAGCCTGCCTCCTTTAACTTCCAATCTATAGAGCCTTCCCAATCATCTCTGCCAGCAAATTCAGGTGCATTTGCTGGTGGCTTTGGCACCAGTACTACTGCCCAAGCTCCCATTCCGAGTGGGTTTGGCCAGCCAGCACAGGTTGGGCCAGGGCAGCAAGCATTAGGGTCAGTTCTTGGTGCTTTTGGACAGTCGAGACAGCTTGGTACTAGTCTACCAGGTACTGGTTTTGGATCACCCAGTGGTTTTGGTGGTGGCATTGCTGGCATTACTCCCACCGGTAACTTCACAAGTGCTGCTACTGGAGGATTTGCTGGTGCTGCTTCTGGTGGTGGTGGATTTGCTAGTTTGGCTTCAGGTGGCGGTGGTTCTGCTGCTGCGGCTTCAGGTGGTAGTGGTTTTGCTGCTGCAGCTTCAGGCGGTAGTGGATTTTCGGGTGCAGTTTCAGGCGGTGTGGGATTTGCTGGTGCAGCTTTTGGTGGAGGGGGCTTTGGTGGTACAGCTTCAGGCG gtggtggatttggggcATTTGGTGGCCAACAAGGATCTGGCAGTTTCTCTGCTTTTGGTGGTGTAGGAGGAACGGGAAAGCCACCGGAGTTGTTCACACAGATGAGGAAGTAA